A window of Rufibacter sp. LB8 contains these coding sequences:
- a CDS encoding response regulator, which translates to MKKILLIEDNTEIRENISEILALANYDILEAENGKVGVELAKQHAPDLIICDIMMPQLDGYGVLNILSKNPATATIPFIFLTAKSEKEDFRKGMNLGADDYLIKPFDDLELLDAVEMRLKKNEIVKGDFQKNAAGLQEFMQEAKGLEDLNKFISQDQKIVTYKKKHQLFAEGQYPHTLFFLNKGKVKTYKTNEEGREFITNLYKEGDFIGYLDLLEDQAYRESAEALEDTEVCLIPKDDFFSLLHKNRDVANKFIKILSDNLAEREERLLKLAYNSVRKRVAESLLLVEKQYQKENGVHAPVSISREDLANIVGASKETVIRTLSDFKDEKLINISGGKITILNSDKLTRMRN; encoded by the coding sequence GTGAAAAAAATCCTTTTGATAGAAGACAACACGGAAATACGGGAGAATATTTCTGAAATTTTGGCATTGGCCAACTATGATATTCTGGAGGCCGAAAACGGGAAAGTAGGCGTGGAACTGGCCAAACAGCACGCCCCAGACCTGATTATTTGTGACATCATGATGCCCCAGCTAGACGGCTACGGTGTGCTGAATATCCTGAGTAAAAACCCCGCCACCGCTACCATTCCGTTTATATTTTTAACGGCCAAATCTGAAAAAGAAGACTTTAGAAAAGGCATGAATTTGGGCGCCGATGATTATCTGATTAAGCCGTTTGATGACCTGGAACTGCTGGACGCGGTGGAGATGCGCCTCAAGAAAAACGAGATTGTGAAAGGCGACTTCCAGAAGAACGCCGCCGGCCTGCAGGAGTTTATGCAAGAGGCCAAAGGCCTGGAAGACCTGAACAAATTCATCTCGCAAGACCAGAAAATTGTCACCTACAAAAAGAAGCACCAGCTGTTCGCTGAAGGCCAGTACCCGCACACGCTTTTCTTTTTGAACAAAGGCAAAGTCAAAACCTACAAAACCAACGAGGAAGGCCGCGAATTTATCACCAACCTCTACAAAGAAGGCGATTTCATTGGCTACCTGGATCTGCTGGAAGACCAAGCCTACCGTGAATCAGCCGAAGCCCTGGAAGACACCGAAGTCTGCCTCATCCCCAAAGATGATTTCTTCTCCTTACTCCACAAAAACCGCGACGTCGCCAACAAATTCATCAAAATCCTGTCAGACAACCTGGCCGAGCGTGAAGAACGCTTGTTAAAACTGGCCTACAACTCCGTCCGCAAACGCGTGGCTGAATCTCTGCTGCTAGTGGAGAAACAATACCAAAAAGAAAACGGCGTACACGCGCCGGTGAGCATTTCCCGCGAGGATTTGGCCAACATTGTGGGCGCCTCCAAAGAGACTGTCATCAGAACCCTATCAGACTTCAAAGACGAAAAACTCATCAACATCTCCGGCGGCAAAATCACCATTTTAAATTCAGACAAACTCACCCGCATGCGGAATTGA
- a CDS encoding hybrid sensor histidine kinase/response regulator, translating into MSDPIKILLIDDDEDDYIITRDIISDIPARKYSLDWTASFTEALEIIAEKRHDIYLVDYRLGAHDGLELITQALESGTTAPLILLTGQSDRETDERAMRLGASDYLVKGTISPFDLERSIRYSMEHAKNLAEIQKLNAELEQRVADRTQELAQAIKELESSNRSLFKAQQEINKALQKEKELNELKSRFVTIASHEFRTPLSTVLSSASLIGRYQTEEDDDKRQKHVHRIKSAVSNLTGILNDFLSLSRIEEGKIYNVPTTFELEPFAAEVVDEMQSYIKVGQQIHYQHQGAADAVTLDKQLLKNVLLNLLSNASKYSAEGKNIYLTTQTSAKEIKITVKDEGIGIPAQDQQHLFTLFFRAQNAANYEGTGLGLNIVKRYVDIMQGTLTFESALHQGTTFTVELPKTTEL; encoded by the coding sequence ATGTCAGACCCTATCAAAATCCTGCTAATTGATGACGATGAAGACGACTACATCATCACCCGTGACATCATCTCAGACATTCCGGCGCGCAAATATTCCCTGGATTGGACCGCTTCGTTTACCGAGGCATTGGAAATCATTGCTGAAAAACGGCATGACATTTACCTGGTAGACTACCGGCTGGGCGCGCATGACGGGCTGGAGCTCATTACGCAGGCGCTGGAAAGCGGCACTACTGCACCACTCATCCTACTCACCGGTCAGTCTGACCGCGAAACTGACGAACGCGCCATGCGCCTGGGCGCGTCTGATTACCTGGTCAAAGGCACCATCAGTCCGTTTGATCTGGAGCGCTCCATTAGGTACAGCATGGAGCACGCCAAGAACCTAGCCGAAATCCAGAAACTGAACGCAGAACTGGAACAGCGCGTGGCTGACCGCACACAGGAATTGGCTCAGGCCATCAAAGAACTGGAGAGCTCTAACCGCAGCCTCTTCAAAGCCCAGCAGGAAATCAACAAAGCACTGCAGAAAGAGAAAGAACTGAACGAGCTGAAATCCCGGTTTGTGACCATCGCCTCGCATGAATTTAGAACGCCGCTGAGCACGGTGCTGTCGTCGGCGTCTCTGATTGGCCGTTACCAAACTGAGGAAGATGATGACAAGCGCCAGAAACACGTGCACCGCATCAAGAGCGCGGTGAGCAATTTGACCGGCATTCTCAATGATTTCCTGAGCCTGAGCCGCATTGAGGAAGGCAAGATTTACAACGTGCCCACCACCTTTGAGCTGGAGCCGTTCGCGGCTGAGGTGGTAGACGAAATGCAGAGTTACATCAAGGTAGGCCAGCAAATCCACTACCAGCACCAGGGCGCCGCAGATGCGGTTACGCTGGACAAGCAACTGCTCAAAAACGTGCTGCTCAACCTGCTTTCCAATGCCAGCAAGTACTCTGCAGAAGGAAAAAATATTTATCTTACCACCCAGACGTCTGCCAAAGAAATAAAAATTACGGTGAAAGACGAGGGCATCGGCATTCCTGCCCAAGACCAGCAGCACCTTTTTACGCTCTTTTTCAGGGCGCAGAACGCGGCCAACTATGAAGGCACCGGGCTGGGTCTCAACATCGTGAAACGGTACGTAGACATCATGCAGGGCACGCTCACCTTTGAGAGTGCACTGCACCAAGGCACCACGTTCACCGTTGAACTTCCTAAAACCACTGAGCTGTGA
- a CDS encoding response regulator: MNNPKKSILILIADDDAEDRMLLKEALEENRLKNALQFVENGEVLMDYLHGEGQYQDREKFPLPGLILLDLNMPKKDGREALKEIKEDPHLRMIPIVVLTTSKAEEDIIKTYDLGVSSFITKPVTFVALVDMMKTLTDYWFELVELPKV; this comes from the coding sequence ATGAACAACCCTAAAAAATCTATCCTGATTCTGATAGCCGATGATGACGCCGAAGACCGCATGTTGCTCAAAGAAGCGCTGGAGGAAAACCGGCTGAAAAACGCCCTGCAGTTTGTGGAGAACGGCGAAGTGCTCATGGACTACCTGCACGGCGAGGGTCAGTACCAGGACCGCGAGAAATTCCCGCTGCCCGGCCTTATACTGCTGGATCTCAACATGCCCAAAAAAGACGGTCGCGAAGCGCTCAAAGAGATAAAGGAAGACCCGCACCTGCGCATGATTCCCATTGTGGTGCTCACCACCTCCAAAGCCGAGGAAGACATCATCAAAACCTATGACCTGGGCGTGAGCTCGTTCATCACCAAACCCGTCACTTTCGTGGCGCTGGTAGACATGATGAAAACCCTCACCGACTATTGGTTTGAACTGGTGGAACTGCCTAAGGTGTAG
- a CDS encoding PAS domain S-box protein — protein MAPDNPQDVTPQNIDDRTRLQAIIDTAIDGIITIDARGTIESVNPAAARIFGYLPDEVIGQNIRMLMPEPDRSQHDQYIENYHQTGVGKIIGIGREVLGRRKDGTVFPFLLSISEVKLQDKQIFTGIVHDISNLKKAEAALRESENKISSIIQAAVDGIITIDTRGTMEMINPSAAKLFGYEPQELFGKSINMLMPEPDKSQHDGYIHNYQATGHRKIIGIGREVTGLRKDGTTFPFFLSISEVQLSDRKVYTGFIHDITLQKISEERLRRYAAELERSNLELQDFAYVSSHDLQEPLRKIQAFGDRLKSKELDNLSEQGKDYVDRMLNAASRMQNLINDLLAFSRVTTKSKPFVRVNLDQILSEVLSDLEVTIEKTGTQIIRSPLPEIEAEPTQMRQLFQNLISNAMKFRKEDVAPIIKITARLTQRQAHLTATPGDEKVEIEIQDNGIGFHEKYLDRIFNIFQRLDGQKYEGSGIGLAICRKIAIRHGGDITARSQPGLGTQFFITLATKQTTE, from the coding sequence ATGGCCCCAGACAACCCGCAAGACGTTACCCCGCAGAACATAGATGACAGGACTCGCCTGCAAGCCATCATTGACACCGCCATTGACGGCATTATCACCATTGACGCGCGCGGCACCATTGAGAGCGTGAACCCGGCGGCGGCCCGCATCTTCGGGTATTTGCCAGACGAAGTGATTGGCCAGAACATCAGAATGCTCATGCCCGAGCCCGACCGAAGCCAGCACGACCAGTACATTGAGAACTATCACCAAACCGGCGTGGGCAAAATAATCGGTATTGGACGCGAGGTTTTGGGCCGAAGAAAAGACGGAACGGTTTTCCCGTTTCTGCTGAGCATCAGTGAAGTGAAACTGCAGGACAAGCAGATTTTTACGGGCATTGTGCATGACATTTCCAACCTCAAGAAAGCAGAGGCCGCACTTCGCGAAAGCGAAAACAAAATCTCTTCCATCATTCAGGCGGCCGTAGATGGCATTATTACCATTGACACGCGCGGCACCATGGAAATGATCAACCCTTCGGCGGCCAAACTGTTTGGCTATGAACCGCAGGAACTGTTTGGCAAAAGTATCAACATGCTCATGCCGGAGCCCGATAAAAGCCAGCATGACGGTTACATTCATAATTACCAGGCAACCGGGCACCGCAAGATTATTGGCATTGGGCGTGAGGTGACGGGCTTGCGCAAAGACGGTACCACGTTTCCGTTTTTCCTGAGCATCAGTGAAGTGCAGCTGAGTGACCGCAAGGTGTACACCGGCTTTATCCATGACATCACGCTGCAGAAAATAAGCGAGGAACGCCTGCGCCGCTACGCGGCAGAATTGGAGCGAAGCAATCTGGAATTACAGGATTTCGCCTACGTGTCTTCACATGATTTGCAGGAGCCGCTGCGCAAGATTCAGGCCTTTGGCGATAGGCTGAAAAGTAAGGAACTGGACAACCTGAGTGAGCAAGGAAAAGATTACGTAGACCGCATGCTCAACGCGGCTTCGCGCATGCAAAACCTGATTAATGACCTGCTGGCCTTCTCGCGCGTGACTACCAAAAGCAAACCATTCGTGCGCGTGAACCTGGATCAGATTCTCTCAGAAGTGCTGTCAGATTTGGAAGTGACCATTGAGAAAACGGGCACGCAGATTATTCGATCGCCGTTGCCGGAGATTGAGGCAGAGCCCACCCAAATGCGCCAGCTGTTCCAGAACCTGATCAGTAACGCCATGAAATTCAGGAAAGAAGATGTGGCACCCATCATCAAAATCACCGCCCGCCTGACCCAGCGCCAGGCGCACCTCACGGCCACCCCCGGCGACGAGAAAGTGGAGATTGAGATTCAGGACAACGGCATCGGGTTCCATGAAAAATACCTTGACAGAATTTTTAATATCTTTCAGCGGCTAGACGGCCAGAAGTACGAAGGCTCGGGCATAGGCCTGGCCATCTGCCGTAAAATAGCCATCAGACACGGCGGCGACATCACCGCCAGAAGCCAACCCGGCCTGGGAACGCAGTTTTTCATCACCCTCGCCACCAAACAAACCACCGAGTAA
- a CDS encoding TolC family protein has translation MKQVSKAFLFLIAGFLWFMPIPGLAADSTAVFTVNALLRQITTHHPVARQAALLSEQAKQEIRMARGSFDPSAAVKVSNKELDDKHYYTLWDNVLKVPLWVGDIKVGYERNTGPNVNGENSTPTQGLHYVGFSLPLAQGLLIDERRATLQLAQQAQALAETERVKLINKLYFEAAKAYWDWAYSYHRWRLLQEGSQLAQVRLQAIKERVIQGDLASIDSVEALIEAQSRLVSANQAQVETQNAALLVSNFLWRENNVPVEIPGGVVPSMVGTEIEVLSPAALADLLETAGQQHPELLKLEVKLNQLDIERRFAQNKLLPKVNLDYNLLGKGTTVGEGWLQDQYFRNNYKIGASVSMPLFLRQERGKLQLTRLKVTSTQLELTQRRRETQNQIQATYNDRLQLETQLALQEQVVANSLVLRNGEQQRFENGESSVFLVNTREMNLLNQQIKLYELKAKYGKAKYLLQWAAGRLTEGN, from the coding sequence ATGAAACAGGTAAGTAAAGCCTTCCTTTTCTTGATAGCCGGTTTTTTGTGGTTTATGCCTATACCGGGGTTGGCGGCAGACAGTACTGCGGTTTTCACGGTCAATGCCCTGCTGCGGCAGATTACTACGCACCATCCGGTGGCGCGGCAAGCCGCCTTGCTTTCTGAACAGGCCAAGCAAGAAATCAGAATGGCCAGAGGCAGCTTTGACCCCAGCGCCGCGGTAAAAGTCTCTAACAAAGAATTAGACGACAAGCATTATTATACCCTCTGGGACAATGTCTTGAAAGTGCCCCTCTGGGTGGGCGATATAAAAGTAGGGTATGAACGCAACACCGGGCCCAACGTTAACGGCGAAAATAGCACCCCAACACAAGGTCTGCATTATGTAGGTTTCTCGCTGCCCCTGGCGCAGGGCTTGCTCATAGATGAACGCCGGGCCACCTTGCAATTGGCTCAGCAGGCTCAGGCTTTGGCCGAAACAGAGCGCGTGAAACTCATCAACAAACTTTATTTTGAGGCGGCCAAAGCGTACTGGGACTGGGCCTATAGCTACCATCGCTGGCGCTTGTTGCAGGAAGGTTCTCAACTGGCCCAGGTACGGTTGCAGGCTATTAAAGAGCGCGTGATACAGGGAGATTTAGCGTCCATTGATTCAGTGGAAGCCTTGATTGAAGCACAGAGCCGGTTGGTGTCCGCTAATCAGGCGCAGGTAGAAACCCAGAATGCCGCTTTGCTGGTTTCTAATTTCCTGTGGCGTGAAAACAACGTGCCAGTTGAGATTCCCGGCGGCGTTGTTCCTTCCATGGTGGGCACTGAAATAGAAGTCCTGTCACCGGCGGCGCTGGCTGATCTGCTGGAAACTGCGGGCCAGCAACATCCGGAGCTTTTGAAATTAGAGGTGAAACTCAACCAACTGGACATTGAGCGGCGCTTTGCGCAAAACAAACTGCTGCCCAAAGTCAACCTAGACTACAACCTGCTTGGCAAAGGCACCACCGTGGGCGAGGGTTGGCTGCAGGACCAATACTTCCGGAACAACTATAAAATTGGGGCCAGTGTGAGTATGCCCTTGTTTCTGCGGCAGGAGCGCGGCAAACTGCAACTTACCCGCCTTAAAGTGACCAGCACGCAACTAGAACTAACCCAACGCCGCCGCGAAACCCAGAACCAGATACAAGCCACCTACAATGACCGGCTGCAACTGGAAACCCAGCTTGCCCTGCAGGAACAGGTGGTGGCCAACAGCCTTGTCTTACGCAATGGGGAACAGCAACGGTTTGAGAACGGCGAAAGCTCTGTTTTTCTGGTGAACACCAGAGAGATGAACCTGCTCAACCAACAGATAAAACTCTATGAACTCAAGGCCAAATACGGCAAGGCCAAATACCTGTTGCAGTGGGCTGCGGGGAGATTAACGGAGGGAAATTAG
- a CDS encoding HlyD family secretion protein: MAKSTTKRPYPASWEQFQSFQLVSKPRLGRVMAYWVTGIFAGLFIFTLLPWTQNIRSAGSVTTLQPQDRPQTVHSTIAGRIEIWKVQEGQRVRKGDTLVVLSEVKEKYFDPQLLPRIQEQVQAKEGSLQATQAKAGALENQIVALQEGLQFSLEKARNKMRQGRLKVQSDSAEVVALKAEFAVAQDQYRRQEVLYQQGLKSLTELESRRLKLQEVQAKFQGVQNKLSISRNEVQNARIELSSLDAEYQDKIAKARSELNATRAYLGDSRADISKMQNEYANAQIRNSFYQITAPQDGYIVRALKSGLGETVKEGEAICSIMPANPQLAVQLYVKPIDMPLLDVGRKVRLQFEGWPTLVFSGWPNVGFGTFGGVVAVMDNIDSAGKYRILVVPDPASGPWPEAVRIGSGAYGWAMLNDVPIWYELWRQMNAFPPDYMGPTTSPKETQAKTSVPEEEGK; encoded by the coding sequence ATGGCAAAATCAACTACCAAACGCCCGTACCCCGCCTCGTGGGAGCAGTTTCAGTCTTTCCAGCTGGTCAGCAAGCCCCGCCTAGGCCGAGTGATGGCCTATTGGGTAACGGGCATATTTGCGGGGCTCTTCATCTTCACCTTGCTGCCCTGGACCCAGAACATTCGGTCCGCGGGTTCTGTGACCACTTTGCAGCCCCAGGACCGACCGCAAACGGTGCACAGCACTATTGCCGGCCGCATTGAAATTTGGAAAGTACAGGAAGGCCAGCGGGTGAGAAAAGGTGATACGCTAGTAGTGTTGTCTGAAGTGAAAGAGAAGTATTTTGACCCGCAACTACTGCCCCGCATACAAGAGCAGGTGCAGGCCAAAGAAGGTAGCCTGCAGGCCACCCAAGCCAAGGCTGGGGCCCTTGAAAACCAGATTGTAGCGTTGCAGGAGGGGTTGCAGTTCAGTCTGGAGAAAGCGCGTAACAAAATGCGGCAAGGCCGCTTGAAAGTGCAAAGTGACAGTGCCGAGGTAGTGGCGCTCAAGGCAGAATTCGCGGTGGCGCAGGACCAGTACCGGCGGCAGGAAGTCTTGTACCAGCAAGGGCTTAAATCACTCACAGAATTAGAGAGCCGCCGTCTGAAACTACAGGAGGTGCAAGCCAAATTCCAAGGGGTGCAGAACAAACTGAGCATCAGTAGAAATGAAGTGCAGAACGCGCGCATTGAACTCTCTTCCCTAGACGCCGAATACCAGGACAAGATTGCCAAGGCCCGGTCAGAATTAAACGCCACCCGAGCGTATCTAGGTGATTCCCGGGCCGACATCTCCAAGATGCAGAACGAGTACGCCAATGCCCAAATCAGGAATTCATTTTACCAAATCACCGCCCCGCAAGACGGCTATATTGTACGGGCCTTGAAATCTGGTTTAGGCGAGACGGTGAAAGAAGGCGAAGCCATCTGCAGCATCATGCCGGCCAACCCGCAGCTGGCGGTCCAGTTGTATGTAAAACCCATTGACATGCCGCTGCTGGATGTTGGCCGAAAGGTGCGGCTGCAGTTTGAAGGTTGGCCCACGCTCGTCTTTTCAGGTTGGCCCAACGTGGGCTTCGGTACCTTTGGCGGTGTAGTGGCCGTGATGGACAACATTGACAGCGCCGGCAAATACCGTATTCTGGTGGTGCCAGACCCGGCCTCGGGGCCATGGCCGGAAGCCGTCCGGATTGGGTCTGGGGCCTACGGCTGGGCTATGCTGAATGACGTGCCCATCTGGTACGAGTTGTGGAGGCAGATGAATGCCTTCCCGCCAGATTACATGGGCCCAACCACCTCCCCAAAAGAAACCCAAGCCAAAACCAGCGTTCCTGAGGAAGAAGGCAAATGA